In Candidatus Aminicenantes bacterium, the genomic window AACGCGGCGGCGCAAGCCCGGCCGAATCTGTCCGTCGCGCGCATCGTCTACAACGCCGCGAAATCGCAGGCCAATCCCCAGGGCGAGCTGAAAGACAAGCTGACCGTCATCGACAAAGCGATCGCGGAAGCGACACGCTGGGGCCGGACCGGTGAAGTCCGCCGCCTGCTGGCCCAGGGCCAGACGCTTCTGGCCGGCCGGGAGTGGACCGACGAGCTCGATTTCTCGAATGCGCTGGTCCTGCGCGCCGATGGGGTCGTCCTGGATTCCAAACAGCCCGTCTCCATCCGCATCGAACTGATCTATGCTCCGCGCCTTCAGATAACCGGGCCGCTCACGGCTCGGGTATCCCTTCATCGTCCCCGACGCGCGGCGCTCGGCTTCCAGCCGGGGGACAAGGTCAAGGATCTCGCGACGCAGGACGGGATCAGCCGCGACCTCCTGGACGAGCCCTGCCGGATCGAGCTCGATTGGACGGGCATCGAAGACGGTGCCTATGTCGTCCAAGCGGAGCTCTTTGATCGGGACAAGTCCCTCGGCGCCGCGGCACTGGCCGTCGATCTGCGGAGCGGATTGACCGAGAGGCTGCGGTCGATTGAAGCCGGGCTGAAAATGATCCGCGGCTTCGAAGCGCGCCGGGCCGACGTGCTCTATCCTCTCGAGCGCATCCGCGATTTAAATCGCGGCAAGATGGAGATCGGAGGCTTTCAGATCGCCGAGGAGCTGGCCGCCGCCGAGTCCGTCCTGGCTTCGCTCGAAGCCGGAAGAGATCCGTTTGCCGGCCGGAAGGGGGACATGGAGCGGCATTATCTCCTGGAGGGCTCGGGCGAGATCATGCCCTATCGCGTCTTCATCCCGGCGAAATACGACGGCCGAACTCCTTATCCTCTGATTATCGCCCTGCACGGGCTCGGCGCCACGGAAGACTCGTTTTTCGACGCCTACGGGAAAGTCCTGCCTAAGCTCGCCGAAGCGCACGGCTACATCGTCGCCGCGCCGCTCGGCTACCGAACGGACGGATTCTATGGCGTCAGCGTGCCGGGAATGGCCGGCGGCGGAAGCGCCCAGCATAAGCTGGAACTCAGTGAGCAGGATGTGATGAACGTCCTGGCCCTGATGAAGAAGGACTACGCCATCGATGCCTCGCGGATCTACCTCATGGGTCATTCCATGGGGGCCATGGGGACCTGGCACCTGGGCGCGAAATATCCCGACATCTGGGCCGCTCTGGCGCCGTTTTCGGGCTATGGCGTCCCCGCGACCGTGACCGCTATGAAGCATATCCCTGAATTCATTGTCCACGGAGACGCGGATACGACGCTTCCCGTGGCTCTCTCCCGGGCCATGGTCGCCGAACTGAAAAGACAAGGCGTCGAACACTCGTATATCGAAGTCGCCGGAGGGAGCCACATCAATGTCGTTGAGCCGAACCTTGCTGCCGCCATCGAATTTTTCGACGCCCATCGCAAGA contains:
- a CDS encoding alpha/beta hydrolase-fold protein, giving the protein MNRNKRLIQVGLILLIAPAIAANAAAQARPNLSVARIVYNAAKSQANPQGELKDKLTVIDKAIAEATRWGRTGEVRRLLAQGQTLLAGREWTDELDFSNALVLRADGVVLDSKQPVSIRIELIYAPRLQITGPLTARVSLHRPRRAALGFQPGDKVKDLATQDGISRDLLDEPCRIELDWTGIEDGAYVVQAELFDRDKSLGAAALAVDLRSGLTERLRSIEAGLKMIRGFEARRADVLYPLERIRDLNRGKMEIGGFQIAEELAAAESVLASLEAGRDPFAGRKGDMERHYLLEGSGEIMPYRVFIPAKYDGRTPYPLIIALHGLGATEDSFFDAYGKVLPKLAEAHGYIVAAPLGYRTDGFYGVSVPGMAGGGSAQHKLELSEQDVMNVLALMKKDYAIDASRIYLMGHSMGAMGTWHLGAKYPDIWAALAPFSGYGVPATVTAMKHIPEFIVHGDADTTLPVALSRAMVAELKRQGVEHSYIEVAGGSHINVVEPNLAAAIEFFDAHRKKAP